Proteins from one Aspergillus nidulans FGSC A4 chromosome VIII genomic window:
- a CDS encoding uncharacterized protein (transcript_id=CADANIAT00001817) gives MVEDGQMEWRKGQKVNHDAPRASSIETEQTSSNAGELKVLHCLTPVKSPPKTLVSIHPDTEEVTTAVLLAASTAAQNICNPDSVGVGIAPGTATETFSLIVNSTCGIIDSRVGNGEVCGAYNQGSEVTCVDENESAVVSVVTADGEFGNCVPAREVCYVQPGYAIQWCCGV, from the exons ATGGTGGAGGATGGGCAGATGGAATGGAGAAAGGGACAGAAAGTCAACCACGACGCACCACGTGCATCAAGCATTGAAACCGAAcaaaccagcagcaacgcTGGGGAACTCAAGGTTCTGCATTGTCTCACCCCAGTCAAATCACCTCCTAAGACTCTGGTGTCGATCC accCAGATACGGAGGAAG TAACAACAGccgtcctcctcgctgcaTCGACCGCAGCCCAGAATATCTGCAACCCCGACTCCGTCGGCGTGGGCATTGCCCCGGGCACAGCAACGGAGACATTTTCTCTCATCGTTAATAGCACCTGCGGAATAATCGACTCCCGTGTCGGAAATGGCGAGGTCTGCGGGGCCTATAACCAAGGATCGGAAGTTACTTGCGTGGACGAGAATGAGAGTGCGGTTGTGAGTGTTGTTACGGCGGATGGAGAATTTGGCAACTGCGTGCCGGCTAGAGAGGTGTGCTATGTGCAACCTGGCTACGCGATTCAGTGGTGCTGTGGGGTCTAG
- a CDS encoding 2-isopropylmalate synthase (transcript_id=CADANIAT00001818) — translation MPMLKDPSKKYRPFKPLSLPDRQWPNKVIDKPPRWLATDLRDGNQSLPDPMDGEQKLRFFKMLVEIGYKEIEVSFPSASQIDFDFTRSLVETPGLTPDDVWLQVLSPCREDLIRRTVDSLKGAKKAILHIYLATSPCFRRIVFNMDKQQSLEMAVRCTKYARSITKDDPSTAGTEWQLEFSPETFSDTEPEFAAEVCEAVKAAWEPTAERPIIFNLPATVEMTTPNVFADQIEYFCRNVSEREKYVVSVHPHNDRGCAIAAAELAQMAGAQRVEGTLFGNGERTGNVDLVTLALNLYTQGISPKVDFSDINAVIKVVEESNKIPVNERWPYGGQLVVCAFSGSHQDAIKKGFKLREDAGASDDIRWEIPYLPLDPQDIGRTYEAVIRVNSQSGKGGAAWVILRTLELDLPRALQVEFSKIVQKRTEEANRELRPAEIVALFEDAYHLKTNPRFNLVDYNITTDRSQSPAPPEPGKALNTKNLKRRFTGIIEIDGLQHAITGVGNGALSSLANALATLGIDLDVIDYKEHSIGQGAGKGRDVKAATYIHCSAAGSQQKVWGVGIHQDVVQASLIALLSAASSFLTSRAGSPAPFRPIRSNTLTDEDLQALEQLASSNGAGVTVANVSEGQSDSKPTVDLEALTKKAASQ, via the exons ATGCCTAT GCTCAAAGATCCCTCTAAGAAATACAGGCCATTCAAGCCTCTGAGCCTGCCGGACCGCCAATGGCCCAATAAGGTTATCGACAAACCTCCGCGGTGGCTGGCCACTGATCTGCGAGATGGTAACCAAAGTCTGCCTGACCCTATG GATGGCGAACAAAAActccgcttcttcaagatgCTTGTCGAGATTGGCTACAAGGAAATCGAAGTGTCGTTCCCGTCTGCCTCCCAGATCGACTTTGACTTCACCCGCAGCCTCGTTGAGACACCCGGTCTGACTCCCGACGACGTTTGGCTCCAAGTGCTCTCTCCTTGCCGTGAGGACCTGATCCGCCGCACAGTAGACTCCCTCAAGggggcgaagaaggcgattCTGCACATCTACCTGGCGACGAGTCCGTGCTTCCGACGGATCGTGTTCAACATGGACAAGCAGCAGAGTCTGGAGATGGCTGTCCGCTGCACAAAGTACGCCCGCTCCATCACGAAAGACGATCCTTCCACAGCAGGCACCGAATGGCAGCTTGAGTTCTCCCCCGAGACCTTCTCAGATACCGAGCCTGAATTCGCCGCGGAGGTCTGCGAGGCCGTCAAGGCCGCGTGGGAGCCCACTGCAGAGCGCCCTATCATTTTCAACCTTCCCGCCACAGTCGAGATGACCACGCCTAATGTTTTCGCCGATCAGATTGAATACTTCTGCCGCAATGTCTCGGAGCGGGAAAAGTACGTCGTATCTGTCCATCCCCACAATGACCGAGgctgcgccattgccgccgccgaatTGGCCCAGATGGCTGGTGCCCAGCGAGTTGAAGGTACCCTGTTTGGCAACGGTGAGCGGACGGGTAACGTCGATCTCGTCACTCTCGCCCTGAACCTTTACACGCAAGGTATCTCGCCCAAGGTCGACTTTTCAGACATCAATGCCGTTATAAAGGTTGTGGAAGAGAGCAACAAGATCCCCGTCAACGAGCGATGGCCGTATGGTGGtcagctggtcgtctgcgCGTTTAGCGGTAGTCACCAAGATGCCATCAAGAAGGGATTCAAGCTCCGCGAAGACGCCGGCGCATCCGACGACATCAGGTGGGAAATTCCCTACCTTCCTCTGGATCCTCAGGATATCGGACGAACCTACGAGGCGGTTATCCGCGTCAACTCACAGAGCGGCAAGGGTGGTGCTGCCTGGGTCATTCTGCGCACTCTGGAGCTGGATCTCCCGCGCGCACTCCAGGTCGAGTTCAGCAAGATTGTGCAAAAGCGTACGGAAGAAGCCAACCGCGAGCTGCGGCCCGCCGAGATTGTCGCCCTCTTCGAGGACGCGTACCACCTCAAGACCAACCCCCGTTTCAATCTGGTCGACTACAACATCACCACAGACCGCTCGCAGTCTCCCGCTCCTCCAGAGCCCGGCAAGGCGCTCAACACAAAGAACCTCAAGCGTCGCTTCACTGGTATCATTGAGATTGATGGCCTTCAACACGCGATCACCGGCGTCGGAAACGGTGCCCTTTCCTCCCTCGCCAATGCCCTCGCAACCCTGGGTATCGATCTCGATGTCATCGACTACAAGGAGCACTCTATCGGTCAGGGGGCCGGTAAGGGTCGTGATGTCAAGGCTGCGACATACATTCACTGCAGTGCTGCTGGTAGCCAGCAGAAAGTATGGGGTGTCGGTATCCACCAGGATGTTGTCCAAGCCAGTTTGATTGCCCTTCTGAGCGCTGCAAGCTCT TTCCTCACAAGCCGAGCTGGTTCCCCTGCTCCCTTCCGCCCTATCCGATCCAACACACTTACCGACGAAGATCTCCAAGCGCTGGAGCAGCTCGCCAGCTCTAATGGCGCCGGGGTGACCGTGGCCAACGTCTCCGAGGGCCAGTCCGACTCCAAACCCACAGTCGACCTGGAAGCCTTAACGAAAAAGGCGGCCAGTCAGTAA
- a CDS encoding uncharacterized protein (transcript_id=CADANIAT00001819): MSWAALSPETPAFSGTRAVVPPTSVILTGNQEEWGYHSPATLLCIPKADSFDDRSLTLVVPSHICGILSTQEGVSSPFFFFCSIPESLVVLLVTDPAMYLPCLLLLFTRSLAYLFTPDNTETLIDHRIPVVFDVATSQTLSYAEAPISGFWITSFLTATDGSQYFLASGLLASESVSAYGASLLDLQTFQRHAFFDPATFTNANLESFNFTTQDYELSGIPPDNLAMKLSSDVPGASFDLILHATSRAAYYYGTGTYRYVNDTMYNWVFPATKTSGSITVPGQFGDDAEQIELDPAASLTWYDRVWGSAELRKGNSTFFVLYVDDSDLILWMNVVESLDPPFKSRSVNICARGKSWHHIHAIDVFEPDTDAVWTSPRTGKTYPQEWRLGIEGRGELHIKSVIGDQELAAKGNDGAGIYMGFSTFEGVLDGEDVTGFGVSELRLAGIV, translated from the exons ATGTCTTGGGCTGCGTTAAG TCCCGAAACCCCTGCATTCAGTGGTACCCGAGCAGTTGTACCACCGACAAGTGTTATTCTCACTGGCAACCAGGAGGAATGGGGTTATCATTCGCCTGCTACCCTGCTGTGTATCCCCAAGGCCGACTCCTTCGACGACCGGTCTTTAACGCTGGTTGTTCCATCCCACATATGTGGAATCCTCAGCACCCAAGAGGGTGTTTCCTCcccattcttcttcttttgctctATTCCTGAATCTCTAGTCGTCTTGCTCGTGACCGATCCGGCCATGTATCTCCCGtgcttgctcttgctcttcactCGCTCTTTAGCCTACCTCTTCACGCCCGACAATACCGAAACGCTCATAGAC CATCGAATCCCTGTGGTTTTTGACGTCGCCACTTCTCAAACGCTGTCCTATGCAGAAGCCCCCATCTCTGGCTTCTGGATAACTTCTTTTCTCACAGCTACCGACGGTTCGCAGTATTTCCTTGCGTCGGGCCTTCTCGCCTCCGAATCTGTCTCAGCATACGGAGCCTccctgctcgatctgcagACGTTTCAACGCCACGCATTTTTTGATCCGGCTACTTTCACCAACGCGAATCTGGAAAGCTTCAATTTCACCACTCAAGACTATGAACTCTCCGGGATACCCCCTGATAACCTAGCAATGAAGCTCTCTAGCGATGTGCCAGGGGCGTCATTTGACCTTATCCTCCATGCTACATCCCGGGCGGCCTATTATTACGGTACAGGGACGTATCGATACGTCAACGACACGATGTACAACTGGGTTTTCCCTGCCACCAAAACATCAGGGTCTATTACCGTACCAGGACAGtttggcgatgatgctgagCAGATCGAACTTGACCCTGCCGCCTCTCTAACCTGGTACGACCGCGTCTGGGGAAGCGCCGAGCTTCGTAAAGGCAACTCGACCTTTTTTGTCCTCTATGTTGACGACAGCGACTTGATCCTTTGGATGAACGTCGTTGAGAGCCTTGATCCTCCTTTCAAATCGCGGAGCGTTAATATTTGTGCGCGCGGGAAGAGTTGGCATCATATACATGCAATTGATGTCTTTGAGCCGGATACGGATGCGGTCTGGACATCGCCCCGGACTGGGAAGACGTACCCGCAGGAATGGAGACTTGGTATTGAAGGACGCGGAGAACTGCATATCAAAAGTGTTATTGGGGATCAGGAGCTCGCTGCCAAGGGCAATGACGGTGCGGGGATCTATATGGGGTTTTCAACGTTTGAGGGAGTgttggatggggaggatgtTACCGGCTTTGGAGTCTCGGAGCTGCGGCTTGCCGGGATTGTCTAA
- a CDS encoding uncharacterized protein (transcript_id=CADANIAT00001820) has protein sequence MCVPLASFLHGVFELSSFRITVGDDWEGALFVDSMEKKLLKKYISISKLGGLQKDFTVEDPFPAALE, from the coding sequence ATGTGCGTGCCTTTGGCGAGCTTTTTGCATGGAGTTTTCGAGCTTTCGAGCTTTCGGATAACAGTTGGAGATGATTGGGAAGGAGCTCTCTTTGTCGATAGTATGGAGaaaaagctgctgaagaagtacATCAGTATCAGTAAGCTCGGTGGACTGCAAAAGGACTTTACCGTTGAGGATCCGTTTCCAGCGGCCTTGGAGTAG
- a CDS encoding ketopantoate reductase family protein (transcript_id=CADANIAT00001821), whose translation MDSTKSNILVIGFGGIGTMTAYNLEAGGRATVTGVLRSNYDLVASRGFRIWSCDHGQVESWRPTSGMNAARPVRNKADMMIVTKAVPDARTMASPFDYIVVCTKNIPDIPPTVAEVIAPAITPRHTSVVLVQNGINIEKPIIAAFPENVVISGISLMNSSELRPGEIFHQDHDNLIIGAFRNPNLDIETECRAAKLFTDLYNASEKATGEYSAEVQFMRWRKLVYNASYNSLCAITGMDTSKLRLTHTAVTELLLPVMLEVKSVARAAGYQLAADQEDISLNGDPLYGYFRPSMQQDIEKGNFMEVEVIVGEAVREGQRLGVPVPMLSTVYSLLKVLQFRTKVNKGMVELPPMKDFGAGNIVEVSKP comes from the coding sequence ATGGACTCAACAAAGTCCAACATCCTGGTGATAGGATTTGGCGGCATCGGCACCATGACCGCATACAATCTCGAAGCAGGTGGACGCGCAACAGTGACTGGCGTCCTCCGCTCCAACTATGACCTCGTAGCCTCGCGTGGTTTCAGAATCTGGTCCTGTGACCACGGTCAAGTTGAAAGCTGGAGACCTACATCGGGTATGAACGCTGCCAGACCTGTCAGAAACAAAGCTGACATGATGATAGTCACAAAGGCCGTCCCTGACGCTCGCACAATGGCCTCACCTTTCGACTACATCGTCGTCTGCACAAAGAACATCCCAGATATACCACCCACGGTCGCCGAAGTCATAGCCCCTGCAATCACCCCGCGCCACACCTCCGTCGTGCTCGTTCAAAACGGTATCAATATCGAAAAGCCGATTATCGCTGCCTTTCCGGAGAATGTCGTGATCTCTGGTATATCCCTCATGAACTCCTCAGAGCTCCGACCTGGCGAGATCTTCCACCAGGACCATGATAACCTAATCATTGGTGCATTTCGCAACCCTAATCTGGATATTGAGACGGAATGCCGAGCTGCGAAACTCTTTACAGATCTGTACAACGCCAGCGAAAAAGCAACAGGGGAGTACAGTGCAGAGGTCCAGTTTATGCGGTGGCGCAAACTAGTCTACAATGCTTCATATAACTCTCTCTGCGCCATAACGGGGATGGACACATCCAAGCTCAGACTCACGCATACAGCTGTGACGGAGCTTCTACTTCCTGTTATGCTGGAGGTGAAGAGCGTTGCCAGGGCGGCGGGGTATCAGCTTGCGGCGGATCAGGAGGATATATCTTTGAATGGAGACCCACTGTATGGGTATTTCCGGCCTAGTATGCAgcaagatatcgagaaggGGAACTTCATGGAAGTGGAGGTTATTGTTGGTGAGGCTGTGAGGGAGGGGCAAAGACTGGGAGTGCCTGTCCCGATGTTGTCGACCGTTTATTCGCTGTTGAAGGTGTTGCAATTTCGGACGAAGGTGAACAAGGGCATGGTGGAGCTGCCCCCTATGAAGGATTTTGGGGCCGGGAATATCGTGGAAGTGTCGAAGCCGTAG
- the drs1 gene encoding putative ATP-dependent RNA helicase DRS1 (transcript_id=CADANIAT00001822), with translation MAPITKQRPSAKDDDFVLTLSDDENDRFDEPQDEDATSMSSSKKRKREAGENAAPTNKKMKQQQHGKQQKGKKGKQASMEKEARSDDEEEEEQDAGEDDGALDSEFEFDVGAVVNQVVEFDGWGGNGEDGEKKNGNKKAVDIDDIIERRREKREKKAEKEKKKKHLDECEDEKDEDEDDAMSVDFGDDELLAKDGFGMGADGVDEEEEEEEEEEEEEETEGNDESDDEDEEEGEDDDDDAASDSDSVATPVHHPDDEASEPDSDAESEVDAEEEAKRKAFFAPEEKTDEDAATNSAKRSFQEFNLSRPILRGLAAVNFTNPTPIQQKTIPVALLGKDIVGSAVTGSGKTAAFVVPILERLLFRPRKVPTSRVAILMPTRELAVQCYNVATKLATYTDITFCQLVGGFSLREQENVLKKRPDVIIATPGRFIDHMRNSASFTVDTLEILVLDEADRMLEDGFADELNEILTTIPKSRQTMLFSATMTDSVDKLIRVGLNRPVRLMVDTKKNTAVTLVQEFVRLRPGREDKRLGYLLHLCKEVYTGRVIVFFRQKKEAHRVRIVFGLLGLKAAELHGSMSQEQRIKSVESFRDGNVNFLLATDLASRGLDIKGVETVINYEAPQSHEIYVHRVGRTARAGRSGRACTIAAEPDRKVVKAAVKAGKAQGAKIVSRVVDPSVADDWASKAKDMEEEIDAVLEEEKLEKQLAQAEMQVTKGENLIKHEAEIKSRPKRTWFETEREKRVAKKIGAAELNGPSKKEKVKLSNKDKKRLDAAKLRQEEGLGRKKSKAEREDPRAGKAKLGKGKGKGKGKGKK, from the exons ATGGCGCCTATCACGAAACAGCGCCCGTCCGCGAAAGACGACGATTTCGTCCTAACATTATCCGACGATGAGAATGACCGATTTGACGAGCCCCAGGATGAAGACGCTACTTCTATGTCCTCAAGCAAAAAGCGCAAAAGGGAGGCTGGTGAGAATGCTGCGCCGACAaacaagaagatgaagcagcagcaacatggaAAGCAACaaaaagggaagaaggggaagcaGGCGTCAATGGAGAAGGAGGCTAGAtccgatgatgaagaggaagaagaacaagacgcGGGCGAGGACGACGGCGCGCTAGACTCAGAGTTTGAGTTTGATGTTGGGGCTGTGGTGAACCAGGTTGTGGAGTTTGATGGTTGGGGTGGAaatggggaagatggagagaagaagaacggAAATAAGAAGGCGGTTGATATTGACGATATCATTGAGCggagaagggaaaaaagggagaaaaaggccgagaaggagaagaagaagaagcactTGGATGAGTgtgaagacgagaaggatgaggacgaggatgatgccATGTCTGTTGACTTCGGGGATGATGAGCTGCTTGCTAAAGATGGGTTTGGGATGGGTGCTGATGGGgtagatgaagaggaggaggaagaagaagaagaagaagaagaagaagaaactgaaGGGAATGATGAgtctgatgacgaggatgaagaggaaggggaggacgatgatgacgatgctgcATCAGACAGTGATTCTGTCGCTACACCCGTTCACCATCCCGACGATGAAGCCTCTGAGCCTGACTCAGACGCCGAGAGTGAAGTGgacgcagaggaagaagccaagcGCAAAGCGTTCTTTGCCCCGGAGGAAAAGACAGACGAAGACGCCGCGACGAACAGCGCAAAGCGCTCGTTTCAAGAATTTAACCTCTCCCGTCCTATTCTGCGTGGTTTGGCAGCCGTCAACTTTACAAATCCCACTCCTATCCAGCAAAAGACGATTCCTGTGGCCTTGCTCGGAAAGGATATCGTCGGTAGTGCCGTGACCGGTTCAGGAAAGACGGCCGCCTTCGTGGTGCCCATCCTCGAACGTCTGCTCTTCCGACCCCGAAAAGTGCCTACCAGCCGCGTTGCTATTCTCATGCCCACCCGTGAATTGGCTGTGCAGTGCTACAATGTCGCTACGAAACTTGCTACCTACACTGATATCACATTCTGTCAGCTTGTCGGAGGTTTCAGTCTTCGCGAGCAAGAAAACGTTCTCAAGAAGCGGCCGGACGTGATCATTGCCACTCCCGGTCGTTTCATCGACCACATGCGCAACTCCGCAAGCTTCACCGTTGATACGCTTGAGATTTTAGTCCTTGATGAAGCTGACCGTATGTTGGAAGATGGATTCGCAGACGAGTTAAATGAGATTCTCACCACTATTCCCAAATCGCGTCAGACAATGCTTTTCTCCGCGACCATGACTGATTCCGTTGACAAGCTTATCCGCGTCGGACTGAACCGTCCGGTCCGGCTGATGGTCGATACGAAGAAGAACACCGCTGTGACTCTCGTTCAGGAGTTCGTGCGTCTACGACCCGGCCGTGAGGATAAGCGACTGGGCTATCTCCTCCATCTGTGCAAGGAGGTCTACACAGGACGAGTGATTGTTTTCTTCCGccaaaagaaagaagcgcaTCGGGTGCGCATTGTATTTGGACTCCTTGGGCTTAAAGCCGCAGAGCTTCACGGTAGCATGAGCCAAGAACAG CGAATCAAAAGCGTCGAGAGTTTCCGAGACGGAAATGTGAACTTCCTTCTTGCCACAGATCTCGCCTCTCGTGGTCTCGATATCAAAGGCGTCGAAACTGTCATCAACTACGAAGCCCCGCAAAGCCACGAAATTTACGTCCACCGTGTCGGTCGAACAGCGCGTGCCGGTCGTTCCGGTCGCGCCTGTACCATCGCAGCTGAACCAGACCGCAAGGTTGTCAAGGCAGCTGTTAAGGCTGGTAAAGCACAAGGCGCCAAGATTGTCAGCCGCGTAGTTGACCCGTCTGTCGCTGACGACTGGGCCTCCAAAGCGAAAGacatggaggaggagattgacgctgtgctggaagaggagaagctggagaagcagctTGCGCAGGCGGAGATGCAGGTGACGAAGGGCGAGAACCTGATTAAGCACGAGGCGGAGATCAAGTCGAGGCCAAAGCGTACGTGGTTTGAgacagagagagagaagcGTGTTGCGAAGAAGATCGGGGCCGCGGAGTTGAATGGTCCCAGCAAAAAGGAGAAGGTTAAGCTGAGTAATAAAGATAAGAAGCGGTTGGATGCTGCGAAGTTGAGGCAGGAGGAGGGAttggggaggaagaagagtaAGGCGGAGCGTGAAGATCCCAGGGCTGGCAAGGCGAAGCTGGGGAAGGGCAAAGGTAAAGGCaaagggaaggggaagaaataa